The genomic interval aataaattaaaaaaaaaaactccctctaaaaatataattatatagtgtattcttatatatttttttaatattttttattatataaataattcttttaatatataaaaatataattgaattgtatctgtttttaattagattttaagATTGATATTCAATAACTCATCCaatctaattaaaattttaacatcAAATTTAATCCAATTAGATTGGTTATATTGTACACCCCTAAACTAAATTATGTGTGGAATTTTTTGAGAGCTTAAATCGAGAACTATTTTGAAGCAGAGTGTCAGTTCATTTTGTTTTGATGTCTTTCATTGTAATAATTTTTCTCTTTCATACAAATTGAAGTACAACATGATttcaataaaattacaaaaatgaaattatttaagagaAATAATCAGTAATCACATGTTGATGCTTCTCTCCTCCACGTATAACTCCAAAGAGGCAAAAAGTGGAAAAGACTGTTTCCATGGATGGCCCAACAAAAACTCAATTATGTCCATTGTCCTCTCTGATAAAAACTCACGTGCAGTTCAATAATTTTGAATCTGTTCTACGTGGATCCTACCACAGTACTACTAATACTAACATGTGTTTCCCAATATTTACttagtttcttttttatatatataataattaagaaaCTAACAAATCTTCACTAAAAACAAACAATTATTCATTTGAGACAGTATTATGATACTCTTTCCCACTGTAATTACATGAAAGACCAATtgtaagagaaagagagattgaATGAAAGCTTATTGAATAACGACATCCTTATATATAAATGGATATGGATACTCACAATAATTATAGGATCGATATAGTACAGTCAATAAATTGAAGGTCATTTTATAGCTATTGTTGTTGGAAAACGACAACTTTCTTTTATGCTGAAGAAAACGAGAAATTTTACTTATCATAACGGTTACTAAATAACACAAACACAAATGAAATTTTATATTCATGTAATAATATATAGTTAATGATCATGTGATTTCAATTCTCAATAACACCAATAAGGACCACAGTCGTGTCTACCAGTTATTAATTATAGAGTCTATTATGGTCCTTAGATATGGCCCATTGGGCTTCTCTTTTTGTTCACAAAATGTGCACCACATGAAAATTTAGAGTTTAGAGAAAAAGATTGATTAACACTGACAAAGGACCACATGAAATGTAGTGTTTCCTTCACATCATTATCACCCTCTTAATAATTCATCAAGTTTCGATTGAAACTCAATTGGTGATTTTCATTTGCAGGGACAAAgctttcattattatttttgagaaggttttcttttttgtttctaTTATTACATTAGTGAAATTTTCCATTATTATTTTCAAGAaggttttcttttttgtttctaTTATTACATTAGTGTGTCCCCAttctccttttttttcaaatggaACCTCTTGGACTTTTATTAGTGAAATAATGTATTATTTTCATTGCAATTAGTGAACTTCAACAAATACAATCACTACAGATCCGCAGCAAGAGTAAGAGAAATcttatttttctaagaaaaagaaaaagtggcACGCCAAACAAAACCCATAGAAATATTTGTGGAAGAAAGGTTTAAACTTTTCACAAGTTCTAACAAAGACAATAAATTCAGCTTCGTTTCTTGTACGTATAATTGTGTCATGTGTGTGGGTTgggtgattgtctattatgttgcAGAAAGAGTGAATTTCATGTATCCATTAAGGATTACCATAGACATTTGATATGTTCCATTGTGAAAAGAGAGGCAAAGTTGTAACTACTACTGCATCACCACATCACTTTATATATAGAAGCTAATATCTACTTTTCACACAAAAGAGTTGCATTTCTTGTTTTGTTTTTGGCTTGTGAATGAGCAATTGCAACAGCGCTAAAACTTACATATAGGCTAAAAGGCTTTCCCGaacaaaagagaaggaaaaaagaaaagcaaTTACAAAGACAGAAAACCACAACTTTCTCATACAAGGTGGAGAATTTCAAGCAGAGCATACATACAAGATTCATGAAAAGAGGAGATTTTTCTGTTTTTCTACAACTTATTATGAATCAAAGCTAACTCTCCTCCTAACCAAATTCACTTGTATTCCAAAATCATGTTGTTCTCTGGAGCCAATCCAACACAAGCCCTCATTATGTTCTCCAGCATTGCCCTCTGCTTTGACAGTGCATTCACTACTGGGGTACCCGGTGGGACCTGTTTATTGTAGCCACAATCAcacaaaaatagtatttaagGTCTTTTCCTTAAGTAAATTCAATtataacataattattatttttttcccttttttgtcTTAATTTGTGTATATAAATACAGAACAGTCAATTATACATATGAATTCATTTTACAATTCCATTTTTTTCCTATAAGACACAAACTTTAGCATGCCCCACAGCTTTCCagttttcttttgtttattaattacttggtcacaacaagtattataAAATTTAGTTAATAAAGATATGTGTCTTTGACTTACAAGAGGAGCCTTGGTGAGGTAACTGAGAATTGTAGCCACAGGGTGAAATGAGTGAAACTTGCTCTGTTTTTTAACGCAGAAAGAAAGATCAAATCAATAATTTGGTATAGTCACTATAATTATAAGTCAACTCAATAGAATAATTCTAGTATTTTTACCTCCCCATCAGCCTTGAACTGTATACGGGTGCTGAGCTCAGCGAGAAGAACCAAGTCCAGAATGATGGGAGCAGCCAAAAGGGAGTCCTCACATGTGTTGTGGAGCACAATAGTGTTTGTCCCTCCCATGAATATCTCAGATGTATATTCGTCCATAGCTCTCTTGCTGTCCCCCACATATGGCACATACTACAACCCAAACCAAAAGACCATCCACACATTGCAATAGTGTCAAAATTCAGTTGATAAGTTCATAGtcttaaaaattacaaaaaagtaaaataaaatcaatagaAAGTAAATATTCTCTTGGAGTTTACCTTAATGACAACTACATGGTCAGGATGCTCGCCTGGCTCGTAAAGGATTCCATTGCTGGCAACCATGTCATCCACAACGTTGCTCTTTGAAATCTCCTTAGAGCGGAAGGTTTGTGGGGCGGAGAGGTTCATACCGTCATTGTTTCCCAAATGGTTGTAGCTCACTATGGAGGTTGGCTGCAGTAAGATCATGAtcacaaatacaaaattttatGAGATATTTGTACTGACTTTCATCATACCAAACTCATCTAATGAGCTGGAATTCATGGTAGGACTGAAACTTATGTGATCAAGATAGTACCTTGATACCAGCCCCAACAAGGAAATCAACCAGTACAGATTTCATCTTGGTTTGACCACTCTTGAAGTCATCCCCACCAATCAAAGTGTTGTTCTTAATAGCCAAATCAATAAGCCCTGGAAATAAGTAAGACAAAAATACAGAACTAATATTAGAGTTCATTATGTCTggttgtgattaaaaaaaaaaaagacaataatAATCAAGTTATGGTCGGGAAACTTACCTGGGACGAAAGTGTTTTGTGGGCTTCCATTAATGAAGGGAACGTTTTCAAATATACAGGCTATGGCATACAAGGTGGAAGGAGAAATCTCAGCCTCATTCTTGTCCACTGAAGCCAAAAGGTTCTCTGTAGTGTCGTTTAGGCCTCCAATGACATTGCTGTACCTTTCTGTGTTGGCTGTCCAAAGCACAACAACTTTATCAACCTTGTTTTTCTCCTTGAACTCTCTGTTATGATGAGCCTAAAAATATTAGTACTAAACATCACCAATATAAGTCCTTTCTCACAAAAGACAAGAACACAAAAAGAGTGCATACTAAACACACACTTTAAAGTACTAATTAAACACACTTTGAAGTAGTAAATACCTAATATCCTTAATGACCTGTTCGACCTGTTCCTTCTTGGTCCCTTTGATAACGTTGTTGGCACGTGACCCTTGATTAGCAGCAATAAAATCAGGGTCATAGATACCAGGAAGTGGGACCATTGACTCCATGTAGGGCCTTAACTGCTTTTGCAGGTCAATGTCTAGGACTTTGGCCCTTGCCATGGAGTCTGCTAGGTTCATGTCACTTATGTCCCATCCCCCAAAAACAATGTCATCTGGGTTCACCTGTATTAAACACATATTAAGTCATATCCTTACTTTTTCACTTTTCACTTTACACTGTTACTACTTactatgatttatttatttagtatacCATGGGAAGTAGGCTCTTAAATGGCGCATAAATTTCTTCTCCATTGAAAGACCCAACACGAATGGACGATGCTTGGGTCAGTGAGCCAAAGTAGTTGGCCTGTTGCACTTTGTCCTTGGTTGCCCAAGAGATGCCTCTGAAAATAATCAGTACCCAATGTTAAGATGAACCCAAATTACTCACAACATTACTAAATGGACAAAAAATAAGCATTATAATAAGCATATCATATAAAaagacaaattaaataaaacgtTAAacattgtttattaaattaatagctTCAAACAGGAATCAAAAAGAGAATCAAAATCTTAGCAACTaggaattaaaaattgaaatgaaAATCGAAAATGACTACCATCTTGGTAGTGCTGAAAGCCTGAAAATAACCAAGAAAACTCACTCTCGGTTAGCTATGACACCTCCAGTGAGAGTTGAGCCATTGTTTCCACCCCATCCCACAAGCATAACCCTGTCAAATATAATCTCATAAATTAAACAACTATAACTCTAACAATTGCATGAAAGATAAACATTTTTGggttatttttaatttcaaaaatcaaGCATAAAATGGTGAGGGGTTTTAAAAACAGACCCAAGTTTAGGGACATGGGTTTCGGTCTTGAATTCATATTTGACAGTTTTGGGTTTAACAATCCACTGATAGGTTCCCTTTCTATTTTCATGGGCAAGCTCAGTGGTCTCATAGTTGTACACAGAATGAATCTCACTCTCTGTGTACGTTACGTTTGGGCTATCGACCTTAAAGCTCTCAATAAACATTTTCTCAAAGGAAAAGGGAAAAGAGCTTTCTTTGAAAGAAGGGATTAGAAAAAGGGGCTCAGAAAAGAGGTGAGGTGTTGAATCGATCTCAATGCTGAGCCTTGTGCATCTTACATTTTGCACCAATACACCGTATTTATAGAGCGAATATTTGACACGCTGCTACACGTGGCGCAACTTCAGCTTCCGGGACCCGCAATATTACTGGCGCTGGGTTTAGAGAAGCGTGGCCAtgcaaaaaaggaaaaatagggaaattataaaaataaaagaaattattacTTTTATTGAAACCAAACGAAACGAAACGAAGGTGCTCGAATGAAGCGGGTGACCCGGTGAGTGTGACACTCGTGAATGTATCActgaactcttttttttttttttgaagctgttatatatatatacgataCATTTTACAACTTGAGACTCGATCGGACTCCACACACATGTATCACTAAGCGTATCTTCAATTGGATTGTCCATTAAAGTGATCTTGCTACATATCTAATGCggttcaacttaattttaaaataaattttgagagTATAAATGTTAAGTGTTCCTCCAAAAAACAATAGTCATGCAAGCTTAGTCCTAggtaggggtgttcacaaagtatccgatccaatccaatccgcacgatccaatccaatccaatccgcaaaatgcggatatccgcacttgtgcggattggattggattgaaaaatctaaaatccgcacttgtgcgaattggatgttgtttgacctcaaaaactaaccgatccaatccaatccgcacttaattatatatatatttttaaa from Cannabis sativa cultivar Pink pepper isolate KNU-18-1 chromosome 4, ASM2916894v1, whole genome shotgun sequence carries:
- the LOC115712828 gene encoding inositol-3-phosphate synthase isoform X1, with protein sequence MFIESFKVDSPNVTYTESEIHSVYNYETTELAHENRKGTYQWIVKPKTVKYEFKTETHVPKLGVMLVGWGGNNGSTLTGGVIANREGISWATKDKVQQANYFGSLTQASSIRVGSFNGEEIYAPFKSLLPMVNPDDIVFGGWDISDMNLADSMARAKVLDIDLQKQLRPYMESMVPLPGIYDPDFIAANQGSRANNVIKGTKKEQVEQVIKDIREFKEKNKVDKVVVLWTANTERYSNVIGGLNDTTENLLASVDKNEAEISPSTLYAIACIFENVPFINGSPQNTFVPGLIDLAIKNNTLIGGDDFKSGQTKMKSVLVDFLVGAGIKPTSIVSYNHLGNNDGMNLSAPQTFRSKEISKSNVVDDMVASNGILYEPGEHPDHVVVIKYVPYVGDSKRAMDEYTSEIFMGGTNTIVLHNTCEDSLLAAPIILDLVLLAELSTRIQFKADGESKFHSFHPVATILSYLTKAPLVSQRHISLLTKFYNTCCDQVINKQKKTGKLWGMLKFVSYRKKMEL
- the LOC115712828 gene encoding inositol-3-phosphate synthase isoform X2, whose translation is MFIESFKVDSPNVTYTESEIHSVYNYETTELAHENRKGTYQWIVKPKTVKYEFKTETHVPKLGVMLVGWGGNNGSTLTGGVIANREGISWATKDKVQQANYFGSLTQASSIRVGSFNGEEIYAPFKSLLPMVNPDDIVFGGWDISDMNLADSMARAKVLDIDLQKQLRPYMESMVPLPGIYDPDFIAANQGSRANNVIKGTKKEQVEQVIKDIREFKEKNKVDKVVVLWTANTERYSNVIGGLNDTTENLLASVDKNEAEISPSTLYAIACIFENVPFINGSPQNTFVPGLIDLAIKNNTLIGGDDFKSGQTKMKSVLVDFLVGAGIKPTSIVSYNHLGNNDGMNLSAPQTFRSKEISKSNVVDDMVASNGILYEPGEHPDHVVVIKYVPYVGDSKRAMDEYTSEIFMGGTNTIVLHNTCEDSLLAAPIILDLVLLAELSTRIQFKADGESKFHSFHPVATILSYLTKAPLVPPGTPVVNALSKQRAMLENIMRACVGLAPENNMILEYK